A section of the Ignavibacteriales bacterium genome encodes:
- a CDS encoding HAMP domain-containing protein: MQKIESLFDSRAKILVIISVAIIGWILLIDVASDFMENRLDNDWQDIYKEKTDLEIQTVSSLFTSYQQTLESISDNITWNKSLRQSLTRNETKKVFEEIENLNIGSSYNVEVYNSRLELVAYEGRQLRPDYVILQKALKGQKLSVVKEVGFYTYLIVYSPVREPDEGRVVGVVLTAALVDIQYQIRNRFFQRSGLTSDIEEKLNVQVEVIPANTITGYLFVDSLSMQENSEVDLYGVQKTLIGKILIPKYDKITHSRELAVTAERISSGLIFVLSIIMIFLFIRFLDFTASGLTKLILFALFLILIRYLWLQFGFPSSTFDSEIFSPDYYASKFGFGIVKSIGELIVTSLLLLVYSVYAVSIAYNNYKTTLKEITDSKEKLRWVSFILKFILLLVSFFALFKIFGAVIQSIIFDSNLKFLDNSRIIPSLELFSLQLVLLILSFSFYVLTISIILHLIFRVNGILAGKRFSHFIPFVYLCIFLVVNQILETFEFDFGVSYWYRVAIIILVFAFGYYVTRMSQKDITYSFYSLKNLSFILLLCIITIPIITLDNITSQETKFVEILGDKLSENQEERINFTLNSELVTLSENREIEDNIRDKNKLPRLAFYLWADSKLNTENFNSTVIVLDTNKDVVSDFNINESKLNTDSVLSFLKINFFDKGYIVRPGEIMHYEKQSLDSLSTENEGEFEEEEEYSKDEGNEPFIYDNIAVLKDDLSKFFVGIVPIQKLDLRNTRFARVIGYLVIGISYESRNFLLQSSLDIFKSYTKDNLLDKLISRPVFTEYINGKVASTTNKDLAVSGLSSLNIFKEYIKNSENNSEWRIENFNNEKYRSYYIMAETGNNEEGIYERIYSISLKRDDLRVTVFYYLKFIIFSVFVYVVLYLGFGIYYIVKHRRFWLNFREKLFFSFFLVSVIPIILLAIYTRGFIISKNDSNLQNQIISDLNILSESLKGKQIIDETVSDPDSLRLLQRDFLKGNLSRTDKNFNLYIKNKLISTTNEELYKSDLLDTRVDAEANYNINFLNKDLFLKTQNQGTISYLVAYKPYKDPKNNIVGIISSQLVYKQSEINEELTETLTFIFGIYFIVIIISLILVSFLTDRISKPILELQKATEKLSRGQSGIQLKISSKDELQGLVVSFNKMTKELERSKRELKKAEREAAWRDIARRVAHEIKNPLTPMKLSIQHLVNVYKDNGKSEFPVVLEKTKMLIINEIDKLNRIATEFSNFAKLPRRNYQPLDLNKIMMEVISLYKNHPNIKFNTELDQHIPKVLADREEMNRVFQNIIKNSVQAIEGDGMISVVSYLKKNHIYFEIEDNGIGMDKNVLENLFEPNFSTKSSGMGLGLAISKKSIDDMKAKISYESSPGSGTKVILRFNIYKQ; encoded by the coding sequence ATGCAAAAAATAGAATCTCTCTTTGACAGCCGGGCTAAGATCCTTGTAATAATTTCGGTTGCCATTATTGGATGGATTTTGCTAATTGATGTGGCGTCCGATTTTATGGAAAACCGGCTCGACAATGATTGGCAGGATATTTATAAAGAAAAGACAGATTTAGAGATACAAACGGTATCCTCCCTCTTCACTTCATATCAGCAAACCCTCGAATCTATATCCGACAACATCACCTGGAATAAGTCTTTAAGGCAAAGCTTAACGAGAAACGAGACTAAAAAAGTTTTCGAAGAGATAGAAAATCTAAATATAGGATCTTCGTATAATGTAGAGGTTTACAATTCGAGATTGGAACTAGTTGCTTATGAAGGGCGTCAGCTTAGACCCGATTATGTTATACTGCAAAAGGCACTTAAAGGACAAAAACTTTCTGTTGTCAAAGAAGTTGGTTTCTATACATATCTTATTGTATATAGTCCTGTACGTGAACCTGATGAAGGAAGGGTAGTAGGGGTTGTGCTTACGGCGGCTTTAGTTGATATACAGTATCAGATACGAAACCGTTTTTTCCAGAGGTCGGGACTAACCAGTGATATTGAAGAAAAGCTCAATGTGCAGGTAGAAGTCATACCCGCAAATACAATTACAGGGTACCTTTTTGTTGATTCTCTCAGTATGCAGGAAAATTCGGAAGTGGATCTTTACGGAGTGCAAAAAACACTCATAGGGAAGATTCTGATCCCAAAATATGACAAGATAACCCACTCTAGAGAATTAGCGGTTACAGCAGAAAGAATATCATCCGGGCTGATATTTGTTTTATCCATAATAATGATTTTCCTCTTCATCCGGTTTCTCGATTTTACTGCTTCAGGATTGACAAAACTTATTCTCTTCGCTCTATTCTTGATTTTGATTAGGTATTTGTGGCTCCAGTTTGGTTTTCCATCAAGCACTTTTGACAGCGAGATATTTTCTCCTGATTATTATGCCTCCAAGTTTGGTTTTGGAATTGTTAAATCAATCGGTGAATTAATTGTTACTTCGTTATTGTTGCTTGTATATTCTGTTTATGCAGTTTCTATAGCATATAATAATTACAAAACTACTCTTAAAGAGATTACTGATAGTAAAGAAAAATTACGATGGGTTTCCTTCATTTTAAAATTTATCTTATTATTAGTTTCTTTTTTCGCTCTCTTCAAGATCTTTGGCGCAGTTATTCAGAGTATTATATTCGATTCAAATTTGAAATTCCTTGATAATAGCAGGATCATTCCTAGTCTTGAATTATTTTCATTACAGCTTGTATTACTTATACTGTCATTCAGTTTCTATGTACTAACTATTTCCATAATTCTGCATCTCATTTTTCGGGTAAATGGTATCCTAGCCGGTAAAAGATTTTCACATTTTATACCTTTTGTGTATCTCTGTATCTTTCTTGTTGTAAATCAAATTCTTGAGACATTTGAGTTTGACTTCGGAGTATCCTATTGGTACAGAGTTGCCATCATTATACTTGTCTTTGCCTTCGGATACTATGTTACCAGGATGTCGCAGAAAGATATAACTTATAGTTTCTACAGTCTAAAAAATTTGTCATTCATACTCCTGCTATGTATCATAACCATTCCGATTATAACTCTCGATAATATAACCTCGCAGGAGACTAAGTTTGTAGAGATTTTGGGTGATAAACTGTCTGAGAATCAGGAAGAGCGAATTAATTTTACCCTTAATTCAGAGTTGGTTACTCTATCCGAGAATAGAGAGATTGAGGATAATATAAGGGATAAGAATAAACTTCCGAGACTGGCATTTTATCTTTGGGCTGACAGTAAGCTCAATACTGAAAACTTTAATTCAACCGTGATTGTACTTGATACCAATAAAGATGTTGTAAGTGATTTTAATATTAATGAGTCAAAACTAAATACTGACTCGGTTCTTTCTTTTTTAAAAATAAATTTCTTCGATAAGGGATATATTGTCCGTCCCGGCGAGATTATGCATTATGAGAAGCAGTCACTTGACAGTCTGTCTACGGAGAATGAGGGAGAATTTGAAGAAGAGGAAGAATATTCAAAAGATGAAGGAAATGAACCTTTTATTTATGATAATATTGCTGTTTTAAAAGATGATCTAAGTAAGTTCTTCGTCGGAATAGTTCCGATCCAAAAACTTGATCTCAGAAATACCCGATTTGCAAGAGTGATCGGTTATCTGGTTATCGGAATTAGCTACGAATCCAGGAATTTCCTTCTTCAATCATCGCTGGATATATTCAAAAGTTATACAAAGGATAATCTCCTCGACAAGCTAATCTCAAGACCTGTATTCACAGAGTATATAAATGGTAAGGTTGCGAGTACTACTAATAAGGACCTTGCGGTCAGCGGACTTAGTTCTCTTAATATTTTCAAGGAATACATAAAGAACAGCGAGAATAATTCTGAATGGCGTATCGAGAATTTTAATAATGAAAAATACAGATCCTATTATATAATGGCTGAGACGGGTAATAATGAAGAAGGTATATATGAAAGGATATATTCAATTAGTTTGAAGAGGGATGATTTACGTGTTACAGTATTCTATTACCTAAAGTTTATCATATTTTCTGTGTTTGTTTATGTAGTTCTTTATCTTGGGTTTGGTATTTACTACATAGTTAAACATAGAAGATTCTGGCTCAATTTCCGCGAGAAGCTTTTCTTTTCATTTTTCCTTGTCTCGGTTATCCCTATAATCCTGCTGGCGATCTACACAAGAGGATTTATAATTAGTAAGAATGATTCCAACTTACAAAATCAAATTATATCCGATCTGAACATTCTCTCGGAGAGCCTCAAAGGGAAACAAATAATCGATGAAACTGTGTCAGATCCGGATAGTCTGCGTTTATTGCAGCGCGATTTCTTAAAGGGCAATCTGTCCAGGACCGATAAGAATTTTAATTTATACATTAAGAATAAATTGATATCGACGACTAATGAGGAGCTTTATAAGTCCGATTTGCTTGATACTCGAGTTGATGCTGAGGCAAATTATAATATTAATTTCCTTAATAAAGACCTCTTTCTGAAAACTCAGAACCAGGGTACGATCTCGTATCTTGTTGCTTATAAACCATACAAAGATCCAAAGAATAATATTGTTGGAATTATATCATCACAGCTTGTTTATAAGCAAAGTGAAATAAATGAAGAATTAACTGAGACTCTTACGTTTATATTTGGTATATATTTTATTGTAATAATTATTTCACTCATACTTGTGAGCTTCCTGACAGATAGAATTTCAAAACCTATTCTAGAATTGCAAAAGGCAACTGAGAAGCTTTCCAGAGGGCAAAGCGGTATACAATTGAAAATATCGTCCAAAGACGAGTTGCAGGGACTTGTTGTTTCTTTTAATAAGATGACTAAAGAATTGGAACGTTCCAAGCGGGAGCTCAAAAAGGCTGAAAGGGAAGCCGCATGGCGTGATATAGCCCGAAGAGTTGCGCATGAGATCAAAAATCCGCTTACACCGATGAAGTTATCTATCCAGCATTTGGTTAATGTTTACAAAGACAACGGTAAAAGTGAATTTCCAGTGGTTTTGGAAAAAACAAAAATGCTTATCATTAACGAGATTGATAAGTTAAATAGAATAGCTACCGAGTTTTCAAATTTCGCAAAGCTTCCGAGAAGAAATTATCAGCCTCTCGACTTAAACAAAATTATGATGGAAGTAATATCATTATATAAAAATCATCCAAATATTAAGTTTAATACCGAATTAGATCAGCATATTCCAAAGGTTCTCGCGGATAGGGAAGAAATGAATAGAGTATTCCAGAATATAATAAAGAATTCCGTGCAGGCAATAGAGGGTGATGGAATGATTAGTGTAGTTTCATATTTAAAGAAGAATCATATTTATTTTGAAATAGAGGATAATGGTATTGGTATGGACAAAAACGTTTTGGAAAATCTTTTTGAACCTAATTTTTCTACAAAGTCATCAGGTATGGGCTTGGGGTTGGCTATTTCAAAGAAATCCATAGATGATATGAAAGCAAAGATTTCTTATGAAAGCAGTCCCGGCTCAGGAACAAAAGTTATTCTGCGTTTCAATATTTACAAACAATAA
- a CDS encoding Ig-like domain-containing protein, which yields MHKRNIIPAILIILSSLLYSCANELPPPGGDEDTTPPVVINISPKPNSVNFSGNSIRIEFDEYIDRRSFQDALFISPKPKSDIEINYGGKDVEIVFTDGLEANKTYTVYIGKELKDVRRGNKLNEPIQFAFSTGPVIDKGKLFGKVYSEEYAGVVILAYKLHGSDEPDPKTQIADFISQVNTNGEYSFLNLPDGKYRLFALKDDDRNLLFNGEFDDIYMTSADYVVSDLDEVKGVDFLMEEFAPEIGSADFLSLLTPDTAKYIYTSISSSKSEIPPDYTFYFYLPNNKLTRSEITGSVLVKDTASGEIYKPVFNWLNDSLFEMFFVDKFRFGSTVQIDFDLENTSLKYFYRLVFKILDQSSIGKVNGNVKGVPEAGNQVVVRLYNNNNKFINYFTRVNGNANFNFPSVAEGIYTMFAFIDKDDDGRYFGGELKPFKPAERFIVYSTDLKVRGTWSVDNVFLTF from the coding sequence TTGCATAAACGTAATATAATCCCAGCAATATTAATTATCCTTTCTTCATTGCTTTATTCATGTGCAAATGAATTACCTCCTCCGGGAGGTGATGAGGACACCACTCCTCCGGTTGTAATAAATATCTCTCCCAAGCCTAATTCGGTTAATTTTTCGGGTAACTCTATAAGAATTGAGTTTGATGAGTATATTGACAGGAGGAGTTTTCAAGATGCATTATTTATTTCTCCAAAACCTAAATCGGATATCGAGATTAACTATGGTGGTAAGGACGTAGAAATTGTTTTTACTGACGGTCTGGAGGCGAATAAGACCTATACTGTTTATATTGGAAAAGAGTTAAAGGATGTACGAAGGGGAAATAAGCTTAATGAACCCATACAGTTTGCATTTTCCACAGGACCCGTTATTGATAAAGGAAAATTATTCGGGAAAGTTTATTCTGAAGAATACGCTGGTGTAGTAATATTAGCTTATAAATTGCATGGCTCTGACGAACCGGATCCGAAAACACAGATCGCGGACTTCATTTCGCAAGTTAATACCAATGGGGAATATTCATTTCTGAATCTGCCGGACGGTAAATATCGACTTTTTGCTTTGAAGGATGATGACAGGAATCTTCTGTTTAATGGCGAATTTGATGACATATATATGACTTCAGCTGATTATGTCGTAAGCGACCTAGATGAGGTGAAAGGCGTGGATTTCCTTATGGAAGAGTTCGCTCCTGAAATCGGGAGCGCAGATTTCCTCAGTTTGCTTACACCAGACACCGCAAAGTATATTTATACATCTATTTCTAGCAGTAAAAGTGAAATACCGCCCGATTACACATTTTATTTTTATTTACCGAACAACAAGCTTACTCGGAGCGAAATAACCGGTAGTGTATTAGTAAAAGACACCGCTTCGGGAGAGATCTACAAACCTGTCTTTAATTGGTTGAATGATTCACTTTTCGAGATGTTCTTTGTAGATAAATTTCGTTTTGGTTCTACTGTGCAGATAGACTTCGATCTGGAGAATACTTCTTTAAAATACTTTTATAGATTGGTATTCAAAATATTAGATCAGAGTTCGATAGGAAAGGTGAACGGGAATGTTAAAGGTGTGCCTGAGGCGGGGAATCAGGTCGTTGTTAGACTGTATAACAATAATAATAAATTTATTAATTATTTTACCAGAGTGAACGGTAATGCCAATTTTAATTTCCCATCTGTTGCCGAGGGCATATATACGATGTTCGCATTTATAGATAAAGATGATGATGGAAGATACTTTGGAGGAGAATTAAAACCATTTAAACCTGCGGAAAGATTTATAGTTTATTCTACTGATCTTAAGGTGAGGGGTACGTGGAGTGTAGATAATGTCTTCTTAACCTTTTAG
- a CDS encoding AAA family ATPase, with protein sequence MFENIVGQERVKRILTSIHKSERLAHAYIFYGKEGTGKDAAAIEFARLVNNESPDTNMFRTESINFITALPSGNDSDENEDPLLSLDPKDFDLYREEIGKKSADPYYKISIPRANNIRINSIRYVKKNIYLTGREGKKKIYIFSEADKMSPQSANALLKILEEPPRNSLLILTTSRLNSLPPTIIGRCQCIKFDDIPPNEIVKYIVETYNDVSEEEALLYANLSEGSISVCNSILENNTLELREKVLSVLLSLLAGKTLELSDEISSVTAIKDKELFKNFLAIMLLWFRDLSLERNSNEKFIVNMDKLDRIKKFNSKFAFDYYEVVLSIENAIREIDMNINKELIMYNLCYTLKSRIKLKG encoded by the coding sequence ATGTTCGAAAACATTGTTGGGCAGGAACGTGTAAAAAGGATCCTTACGAGTATTCATAAGAGCGAAAGGCTGGCTCATGCTTATATTTTTTATGGAAAGGAAGGCACCGGCAAGGATGCAGCCGCTATAGAGTTTGCCCGATTAGTAAACAATGAATCCCCCGACACCAATATGTTCCGGACTGAGAGCATTAATTTTATAACTGCTCTTCCTTCAGGCAATGATTCAGATGAAAATGAAGACCCATTACTTAGTCTAGACCCAAAAGATTTCGATCTGTACAGGGAGGAAATAGGCAAGAAATCAGCAGACCCATACTATAAGATATCCATCCCCAGAGCAAATAATATAAGAATAAACAGTATCCGTTATGTAAAGAAGAATATCTACCTAACAGGCAGAGAAGGGAAGAAAAAAATATATATATTTTCCGAAGCGGATAAAATGAGCCCGCAAAGCGCTAATGCTCTATTAAAGATCCTTGAGGAACCGCCAAGAAATTCATTACTAATACTCACAACTTCACGTTTAAATTCTTTGCCTCCAACTATAATAGGCAGGTGTCAGTGTATTAAGTTTGACGATATTCCACCCAATGAGATTGTAAAATACATAGTAGAAACTTATAACGACGTTTCTGAAGAGGAAGCACTTCTGTATGCAAATCTATCGGAAGGAAGTATATCGGTTTGCAACTCCATATTAGAAAACAATACACTGGAGCTGAGAGAAAAAGTATTATCAGTGTTATTGTCTCTTCTGGCAGGGAAGACTCTGGAGCTTTCCGATGAGATCAGCTCAGTAACAGCTATTAAAGATAAGGAATTGTTTAAAAACTTCCTGGCAATAATGCTATTATGGTTTAGAGATCTGTCACTGGAAAGAAATTCAAATGAAAAATTTATAGTGAATATGGATAAGTTAGACCGTATAAAGAAATTCAATTCTAAATTCGCATTTGATTACTATGAAGTTGTATTATCAATAGAAAATGCGATTCGTGAGATAGATATGAATATAAATAAGGAACTTATTATGTATAATCTGTGCTATACACTAAAATCACGGATAAAGCTAAAAGGTTAA
- a CDS encoding BamA/TamA family outer membrane protein, producing the protein MKPLLLIKLLFLNFIICGISFAQDEPPEETQPWEVSDVKFSFLKTQSFKSEQLDAIISASSGTDLNINTVINDMITLKKFYFDNGYFNAIVDSALNYNTEDHEVVIVYTIIENEQSHYNEILYEGLDSLPQNLTDSIYIPGLGKRQMLISPGKSYSRADINLEIARILTLLQNNGYAFAKKNEVKVINIFSTNPNLKNTVDIRIYFSTGTLSRFGKTNIKLTGNRYGITPDYIRRNFDFKEGEIYSKRKVESTTKKILSNAIIESSTFNFDSTTDSTSGIVDLVLNVSIRNKYELTPEIVGYEIENRFYGGLGLSFYDRFFLHGSRVFNASVRGLVHDIRYNRIENIVQVSESYLFGNPNLAGNLRLGLTFLNIDSAGGYEISAKASVSYDLPSFTYINKLIFSSDILSDHIRVDFTDTTNTTYKLKINSFLSSLAVSAIHYGIDDPVFPTKGFNQTFTAQEGGLLGQLLQNILSINVFKFVKNTVSNKIFFNFSDDVRSKSVLGVKFNLGVIFETGDNDIVIDTTETEANLIIPYAPEDLKFTAGGGINNRGWRAQTLGFVTSQSEGGNFSIDGMFEQRFRPFINSSNTIIKDLGFVCFLDYGNVWENVSDFRLDQIAMSTGFGIRYYTIIGAIRLDLGLKLYDPNPGHVGVTNWIWQTGANLNDKYTIQFGIGNTF; encoded by the coding sequence ATGAAGCCGCTTTTACTTATTAAATTACTTTTTTTAAATTTCATTATTTGCGGCATTTCATTTGCTCAGGATGAACCACCCGAAGAGACTCAACCCTGGGAAGTATCTGACGTTAAATTTTCATTTCTTAAAACCCAGTCCTTTAAATCCGAACAATTAGATGCAATTATCTCTGCATCATCCGGGACAGATCTAAATATTAATACGGTTATCAATGATATGATAACTCTAAAAAAGTTTTATTTCGATAACGGATATTTCAATGCCATTGTCGATTCGGCTCTTAACTATAATACTGAAGATCACGAGGTAGTAATAGTATATACCATAATAGAAAATGAGCAAAGCCATTATAATGAGATCTTATACGAAGGGCTGGATTCACTACCTCAAAATTTAACGGATTCTATATATATTCCCGGACTAGGAAAGCGCCAGATGCTAATATCTCCGGGAAAATCCTATTCGCGGGCTGATATAAATCTAGAGATAGCAAGAATACTCACACTCCTGCAAAACAACGGATATGCATTCGCAAAAAAAAATGAAGTAAAGGTAATTAATATATTTTCAACCAATCCAAATCTGAAAAATACGGTCGATATCAGGATATATTTCTCGACCGGAACATTATCTCGCTTCGGTAAAACAAATATAAAGTTAACAGGCAACCGTTACGGGATAACACCCGATTATATAAGACGAAACTTTGATTTCAAAGAAGGAGAGATATATTCGAAAAGAAAAGTAGAGTCTACTACAAAAAAGATACTCTCCAATGCAATAATAGAATCCAGTACGTTTAATTTTGACTCAACTACTGACTCTACAAGCGGCATAGTCGATCTTGTACTAAACGTAAGTATTAGGAACAAATATGAACTTACCCCGGAAATTGTCGGTTACGAAATAGAAAACCGGTTCTACGGTGGTTTGGGTCTAAGCTTTTATGACAGATTCTTCCTCCATGGAAGCCGTGTCTTTAATGCTTCAGTAAGAGGTTTGGTACATGACATTCGCTATAACCGGATTGAAAACATTGTACAGGTTTCCGAATCGTATCTCTTTGGAAATCCAAATCTAGCAGGGAACTTAAGACTTGGACTTACCTTTCTAAACATAGACAGCGCAGGAGGATATGAAATATCAGCTAAGGCAAGCGTTTCCTATGACCTCCCCTCATTTACTTACATTAATAAATTAATCTTTTCATCAGACATCTTAAGTGATCATATAAGAGTTGATTTTACAGATACAACAAACACAACCTATAAACTTAAAATTAACAGTTTTTTATCTTCCTTAGCAGTATCAGCAATTCACTACGGAATAGACGACCCTGTATTTCCAACCAAAGGATTCAATCAAACTTTTACTGCTCAAGAGGGAGGATTGCTAGGTCAATTACTTCAAAATATCCTTAGCATTAATGTTTTCAAATTTGTAAAAAATACAGTTTCGAATAAAATATTTTTTAACTTTTCAGATGATGTGCGATCCAAGTCAGTTCTTGGTGTTAAATTTAACCTTGGTGTAATATTTGAAACTGGTGATAATGATATTGTGATTGATACAACTGAAACTGAGGCTAACCTGATTATACCTTACGCGCCAGAAGACCTTAAATTTACAGCGGGCGGAGGAATAAATAACCGGGGCTGGCGAGCTCAGACATTAGGGTTTGTTACAAGTCAATCTGAAGGTGGTAACTTTTCTATCGATGGTATGTTTGAGCAAAGATTTCGACCATTTATTAACTCATCAAATACCATAATAAAGGATCTTGGATTTGTTTGTTTTCTTGATTATGGGAATGTGTGGGAAAATGTAAGTGATTTCAGACTCGATCAGATAGCAATGTCGACCGGATTTGGAATCAGGTATTATACGATAATAGGAGCAATAAGGCTCGATCTTGGACTTAAGCTGTATGATCCTAATCCGGGTCATGTCGGTGTAACAAATTGGATATGGCAGACCGGGGCTAATCTTAATGACAAGTATACTATACAATTCGGAATTGGCAATACATTTTAA
- a CDS encoding DUF2795 domain-containing protein yields MVWTLELASFLDDAPWPANRDELIDYAVRTGAPKEVIENLMELEDSDEPYESIEEIWLDYPTDEDFFYDEESKDF; encoded by the coding sequence ATGGTTTGGACGTTGGAACTGGCATCATTTTTGGACGATGCGCCATGGCCTGCTAATAGAGATGAGTTAATTGATTATGCGGTTAGAACAGGTGCTCCAAAAGAAGTTATAGAAAACCTTATGGAGCTCGAAGATTCAGATGAACCATATGAAAGTATAGAGGAAATCTGGCTTGATTATCCTACCGATGAGGACTTTTTTTACGACGAGGAAAGCAAGGATTTCTAA
- a CDS encoding ABC transporter permease, translating to MPDINNIGTEENTIIPASEKEALAKKKEEFHKQEQSGDSYTQLVKKQFKKNKLAVASVYLVFFLVLVAIFADFLAYEKPLYVVYKGETYLPVFKDYMVDLGLSKWEPPDLYNIDWKELDDAGKLESVVWAPVPYGPNEINLTTRLLSPGGDHYLGTDAIGRDLLAGLIHGSRISLSVGFVAAGIAVLIGVILGSFAGYYGGKVDLIISRFIEIMLNFPTFFLIIVIVAIYGSSIWFVMLAIGFTTWTTEARLIRGEILKVRNMEYILAANSVGLPNGRIIFRHVLPNSIAPVLVSGAFAIAGAIILEAGLSFLGVGVSATTVTWGSLVNEGRVSTNAWWLAIFPGLMIFIAVVSYNLIGEGLRDALDPRLKD from the coding sequence ATGCCGGATATAAATAATATAGGAACAGAAGAAAACACAATTATTCCAGCTTCCGAAAAAGAAGCGCTTGCAAAGAAGAAAGAGGAATTTCATAAACAAGAGCAATCGGGTGATTCCTATACACAGCTTGTCAAAAAGCAATTTAAAAAGAATAAACTCGCCGTAGCATCCGTTTACCTTGTATTCTTTTTGGTCCTTGTAGCTATATTCGCCGATTTTCTTGCGTATGAAAAACCTTTGTACGTTGTTTACAAAGGTGAGACCTATCTCCCTGTATTCAAGGATTATATGGTCGATCTAGGGCTATCAAAATGGGAACCTCCAGATCTTTACAACATTGACTGGAAAGAACTGGACGATGCTGGTAAGCTTGAATCCGTGGTATGGGCGCCGGTACCTTATGGACCTAACGAGATAAACCTTACTACAAGGCTTCTCAGTCCGGGTGGTGACCACTACCTTGGAACTGATGCAATAGGCAGGGATCTACTTGCTGGATTGATACACGGTTCAAGAATTTCACTCTCGGTAGGTTTCGTGGCTGCGGGAATTGCTGTTTTGATCGGTGTGATCCTAGGTTCATTTGCAGGATATTACGGTGGGAAAGTAGATCTTATAATCTCAAGGTTTATTGAAATAATGCTGAACTTCCCTACCTTTTTCTTAATAATAGTAATAGTAGCGATATATGGTTCAAGTATATGGTTTGTAATGCTTGCCATAGGTTTCACAACATGGACAACTGAGGCAAGACTAATCCGAGGAGAGATATTGAAAGTTCGTAATATGGAATATATACTGGCAGCAAACTCTGTTGGACTGCCAAACGGACGCATAATCTTTAGACACGTTCTCCCAAATTCAATTGCACCGGTACTTGTATCAGGGGCATTTGCTATAGCGGGTGCAATTATCCTAGAAGCAGGACTTAGCTTTCTTGGAGTAGGTGTCAGTGCAACAACGGTAACCTGGGGCTCCCTAGTAAATGAGGGAAGGGTATCTACCAATGCATGGTGGCTCGCGATATTTCCCGGTTTAATGATATTTATTGCAGTAGTTTCATATAATCTGATTGGAGAAGGTTTAAGAGACGCATTAGACCCAAGATTAAAAGATTGA
- a CDS encoding ABC transporter permease: MGTYVLKRVLLFIPTFIVITIITFLICRLAPGDPVEMKVGGNTQEGMSANNKNVINEQAKKFYKEKFGLDKPLPMQYFIWMGNMMTGDFGKSFKDDRPVLDKIVERLPISIALQLSSFILIYSIAIPIGIFSAVKQNSFWDKASTVILFILYSLPNFWVATLAIVFLANSEYIKIFPTSGIQSLTYNYMSTFGQIWDRIWHFILPVTILSLGSFAFLSKQMRSSMLEVIRQDYIRTAKAKGLSDRKVVYKHALRNSLIPILTILAGILPAMVGGSFIIETIFSIPGIGQLGIQAIYDRDYPLIMALLAIVSVLTVIGVLIADILYAVVDPRIAFSKKTS; encoded by the coding sequence ATGGGTACATATGTTTTAAAAAGAGTCCTATTATTTATCCCAACTTTTATAGTAATTACTATAATAACATTTTTGATATGCCGTCTTGCACCGGGTGACCCTGTGGAGATGAAGGTTGGCGGTAATACCCAGGAAGGTATGTCTGCCAACAATAAGAATGTAATAAACGAACAAGCAAAGAAATTTTACAAAGAGAAATTTGGCCTTGATAAGCCTCTCCCAATGCAATATTTCATCTGGATGGGAAATATGATGACGGGCGATTTTGGCAAGTCATTTAAAGATGACAGACCGGTATTAGATAAGATAGTAGAGCGATTACCTATTTCAATCGCACTTCAACTGAGTTCATTTATACTTATTTATTCGATAGCAATCCCGATCGGAATATTCAGCGCCGTAAAACAAAATTCATTCTGGGACAAAGCTTCGACGGTTATATTATTTATTCTTTATTCGCTTCCAAATTTTTGGGTAGCAACACTTGCAATCGTATTCCTGGCAAACTCAGAATACATAAAAATATTTCCGACCTCTGGTATACAGTCGCTCACCTATAACTACATGAGCACATTCGGACAGATATGGGACAGGATTTGGCATTTCATTCTCCCCGTCACAATCCTAAGCCTGGGAAGCTTTGCCTTTCTTTCTAAACAAATGAGAAGTTCAATGCTTGAGGTAATAAGACAAGATTATATAAGAACGGCAAAGGCAAAAGGACTTTCGGACAGGAAAGTGGTTTACAAACACGCTCTTAGGAATTCATTGATCCCAATACTTACCATTCTCGCAGGTATTTTACCTGCCATGGTAGGCGGCAGTTTTATTATTGAAACTATCTTTTCCATTCCAGGCATTGGACAGCTTGGAATCCAGGCAATCTATGACAGGGATTATCCCCTGATAATGGCACTACTGGCAATTGTATCGGTTTTGACAGTAATAGGAGTGCTAATTGCCGACATTCTTTATGCTGTCGTCGATCCTAGAATTGCATTTAGTAAGAAAACCTCATAA